A region of Hoplias malabaricus isolate fHopMal1 chromosome 12, fHopMal1.hap1, whole genome shotgun sequence DNA encodes the following proteins:
- the LOC136663954 gene encoding sterile alpha motif domain-containing protein 3-like isoform X2 → MATRSKIQDKEMTAHQKMTLRVILTEADIRKVTLSARPATVEDLICTLKESLGLNYNYSLQYKDPEFNYELCNLTDIGDLPEKPTIKVIPVLELVPVSTSDEILSDTHSPADTEVLSLSPLERQTPWPEVFEIPTFSVDVEYRLRQASLIYIRDGTHLKVSKELKHEILERLAESMYSHTAYPNNAQFESVAAALISKHPCLQERGSSSRCSGWKNSLKYKMANYRTKRRRSGCLDVTVNAGKRGLHSAEGEPANKNIKKAKKGELNYLPNFPEGLDQSVLEGARKYLVDEIQKRTPDGPLVKQKMDVTFALRRKEVVESKPAISKMVERWPALFTEDQVYMEFNRIVGRNLKQDFYESIDRHSLRLIEIFQSKRGNIGQLLTHLSQQTKTKEPTDIRTLVLRGLPIILGDHPTDFYKACFDDSDESFHQLDIGILLVEQEGAVLSSSLHLSPASLKIVIEGEVVMDNIQDLPKAVCILFGLTYALHLNYPKSMKNTFHFIQQVFLTLGHSELKARLQTLKNQLTL, encoded by the exons ATGGCAACAAGGAGCAAGATTCAAGACAAGGAG ATGACAGCACACCAGAAGATGACCTTGAGGGTCATTCTCACAGAGGCAGATATAAGAAAGGTCACCCTCAGTGCGAGGCCTGCTACAGTGGAGGATTTGATATGTACACTGAAAGAATCACTTGGACTTAATTACAACTACAGCCTTCAGTACAAGGATCCTGAATTTAATTACGAGCTATGCAATCTGACAGATATTGGAGATCTTCCTGAAAAACCAACAATCAAAGTCATCCCTGTACTTGAACTGGTACCTGTCTCAACGTCTGATGAAATcttgagtgacacacacagtccaGCAGATACAGAGGTCCTCTCACTCTCACCTCTTGAGCGACAGACACCTTGGCCAGAAGTTTTTGAAATCCCAACATTTTCTGTTGATGTAGAGTATAGACTTAGGCAGGCAAGTCTAATATACATTAGGGATGGAACACACTTAAAAGTATCAAAAGAGCTAAAGCATGAGATTCTGGAAAGACTGGCAGAGAGCATGTATAGTCACACAGCATACCCAAATAATGCTCAATTTGAAAGTGTCGCAGCAGCACTAATAAGCAAGCACCCCTGTCTCCAAGAACGAGGCTCGTCAAGTCGCTGTAGTGGTTGGAAAAACAGTCTGAAATATAAAATGGCTAATTACAGAACAAAGCGTAGAAGATCAGGATGCCTTGACGTTACAGTAAATGCAGGTAAACGGGGATTGCATTCAGCAGAAGGAGAACCAGCTAACAAAAATATCAAGAAGGCCAAGAAAGGTGAGCTCAACTACTTGCCTAACTTTCCAGAGGGGCTTGATCAGTCAGTCCTCGAGGGTGCCCGCAAATACTTAGTTGATGAAATTCAAAAGAGAACACCAGATGGACCACTTGTAAAACAGAAGATGGATGTGACATTTGCATTGAGGAGGAAAGAGGTTGTTGAATCCAAACCCGCCATAAGCAAGATGGTGGAACGTTGGCCCGCTCTCTTCACAGAAGATCAG GTATACATGGAGTTCAATAGGATTGTAGGCAGGAACCTTAAGCAGGACTTCTACGAAAGCATTGATCGGCACAGTCTTCGTCTTATTGAGATATTTCAATCTAAGAGAGGGAACATCGGGCAGCTGTTGACGCACCTATCACAACAGACCAAG ACTAAAGAGCCAACTGATATTCGGACTCTGGTGCTTAGAGGGCTTCCTATTATCCTTGGTGACCACCCCACAGACTTCTATAAAGCATGCTTT GATGACTCTGACGAATCATTCCATCAACTTGACATTGGGATCCTGCTTGTTGAACAAGAAGGTGCTGTGCTCTCATCTTCCCTCCATCTCAGTCCAGCCTCACTGAAGATCGTCATTGAAGGAGAAGTTGTTATGGACAACATCCAGGATCTCCCTAAAGCtgtgtgcattctttttggACTTACTTACGCACTTCATCTCAACTATCCCAAGTCTATGAAGAACACATTTCACTTCATTCAACAGGTTTTTCTAACATTGGGTCACAGTGAACTGAAAGCCCGattacaaacactgaaaaaccaGCTTACACTCTGA
- the LOC136663954 gene encoding sterile alpha motif domain-containing protein 3-like isoform X1, whose protein sequence is MVTFSSFHQLSNQLVNPVRSLVIPYPVMESTVELRKKTMTAHQKMTLRVILTEADIRKVTLSARPATVEDLICTLKESLGLNYNYSLQYKDPEFNYELCNLTDIGDLPEKPTIKVIPVLELVPVSTSDEILSDTHSPADTEVLSLSPLERQTPWPEVFEIPTFSVDVEYRLRQASLIYIRDGTHLKVSKELKHEILERLAESMYSHTAYPNNAQFESVAAALISKHPCLQERGSSSRCSGWKNSLKYKMANYRTKRRRSGCLDVTVNAGKRGLHSAEGEPANKNIKKAKKGELNYLPNFPEGLDQSVLEGARKYLVDEIQKRTPDGPLVKQKMDVTFALRRKEVVESKPAISKMVERWPALFTEDQVYMEFNRIVGRNLKQDFYESIDRHSLRLIEIFQSKRGNIGQLLTHLSQQTKTKEPTDIRTLVLRGLPIILGDHPTDFYKACFDDSDESFHQLDIGILLVEQEGAVLSSSLHLSPASLKIVIEGEVVMDNIQDLPKAVCILFGLTYALHLNYPKSMKNTFHFIQQVFLTLGHSELKARLQTLKNQLTL, encoded by the exons ATGGTCACATTTAGCAGCTTTCATCAATTAAGCAACCAACTTGTTAATCCTGTTAGAAGCCTGGTGATACCCTATCCAGTGATGGAATCAACAGTGGAGCTAAGAAAAAAgact ATGACAGCACACCAGAAGATGACCTTGAGGGTCATTCTCACAGAGGCAGATATAAGAAAGGTCACCCTCAGTGCGAGGCCTGCTACAGTGGAGGATTTGATATGTACACTGAAAGAATCACTTGGACTTAATTACAACTACAGCCTTCAGTACAAGGATCCTGAATTTAATTACGAGCTATGCAATCTGACAGATATTGGAGATCTTCCTGAAAAACCAACAATCAAAGTCATCCCTGTACTTGAACTGGTACCTGTCTCAACGTCTGATGAAATcttgagtgacacacacagtccaGCAGATACAGAGGTCCTCTCACTCTCACCTCTTGAGCGACAGACACCTTGGCCAGAAGTTTTTGAAATCCCAACATTTTCTGTTGATGTAGAGTATAGACTTAGGCAGGCAAGTCTAATATACATTAGGGATGGAACACACTTAAAAGTATCAAAAGAGCTAAAGCATGAGATTCTGGAAAGACTGGCAGAGAGCATGTATAGTCACACAGCATACCCAAATAATGCTCAATTTGAAAGTGTCGCAGCAGCACTAATAAGCAAGCACCCCTGTCTCCAAGAACGAGGCTCGTCAAGTCGCTGTAGTGGTTGGAAAAACAGTCTGAAATATAAAATGGCTAATTACAGAACAAAGCGTAGAAGATCAGGATGCCTTGACGTTACAGTAAATGCAGGTAAACGGGGATTGCATTCAGCAGAAGGAGAACCAGCTAACAAAAATATCAAGAAGGCCAAGAAAGGTGAGCTCAACTACTTGCCTAACTTTCCAGAGGGGCTTGATCAGTCAGTCCTCGAGGGTGCCCGCAAATACTTAGTTGATGAAATTCAAAAGAGAACACCAGATGGACCACTTGTAAAACAGAAGATGGATGTGACATTTGCATTGAGGAGGAAAGAGGTTGTTGAATCCAAACCCGCCATAAGCAAGATGGTGGAACGTTGGCCCGCTCTCTTCACAGAAGATCAG GTATACATGGAGTTCAATAGGATTGTAGGCAGGAACCTTAAGCAGGACTTCTACGAAAGCATTGATCGGCACAGTCTTCGTCTTATTGAGATATTTCAATCTAAGAGAGGGAACATCGGGCAGCTGTTGACGCACCTATCACAACAGACCAAG ACTAAAGAGCCAACTGATATTCGGACTCTGGTGCTTAGAGGGCTTCCTATTATCCTTGGTGACCACCCCACAGACTTCTATAAAGCATGCTTT GATGACTCTGACGAATCATTCCATCAACTTGACATTGGGATCCTGCTTGTTGAACAAGAAGGTGCTGTGCTCTCATCTTCCCTCCATCTCAGTCCAGCCTCACTGAAGATCGTCATTGAAGGAGAAGTTGTTATGGACAACATCCAGGATCTCCCTAAAGCtgtgtgcattctttttggACTTACTTACGCACTTCATCTCAACTATCCCAAGTCTATGAAGAACACATTTCACTTCATTCAACAGGTTTTTCTAACATTGGGTCACAGTGAACTGAAAGCCCGattacaaacactgaaaaaccaGCTTACACTCTGA